The DNA segment GCAGGTCCAGGGCCAGCTTCACGCCCGCGAGCTGGGCAGCCTGCTTGGGGACGTGAAGAGGCTGACGCCATAGCCGGCAAGGCGCGGCGGCGAGCCTCGGCCGCGAGCGGCAAGGCGCCTTCCGGCAAGCTGTGGGGCGGCAGGTTCCGGCGCGCCATGCTGCCTGAGCTCGAACGCTTCTCGTCCTCGCTCGAGACCGACTTCGAGCTCTACCCCTACGACATCGCCGGCAGCCTCGCGCATGCTCGCGGGCTCGCCGCGGCCGGGCTTCTGTCACCGGCACAGCTGGCGTCGATCGAGCGCGGGCTGCGCCAGGTCAAAAAGGAGATCGACGGCGGGGCCTTTGCATTCAAGGCTTCGGATGAGGACATCCATACGGCCGTCGAACGCCGCCTGACCGAGATCACGCCGGCGGGCGCCAGCCTGCATGCGGGCCGCTCCCGCAACGACCAGGTCGCGCTGGACCTTCGCCTCTACTGCCGCTCCGCCGCCGCCGAGCTGGTGGCGGCGGTGGCGGCGGTGAGCACTGCGCTCGCCGCCCAAGCACATGCCCACGCCGCCTGGACGATGCCCGGTTACACCCACCTGCAGCGGGCTCAGCCGGTGACCGTCGGGCACCACCTGCTGGCCCACGCCGAGCCCCTGCTGCGCGATGCCGAGCGCTTGCGGCGCGCCTACGACGCGGCGGACGAGATGCCGCTCGGGTCGGGGGCGCTCGCGGCGACGACCCTGCCGCTGCGGCGTGAGGTGGTGGCCGAAGAGCTCGGCTTCCGGCGCCTGACCACGAACAGCATCGACGCCGTCGCCGACCGAGATTTCGCGCTCGACCTCGTGTATGCCTGTGTCTGCGCGTCCCTCCATCTCAGCCGGCTCGGGGAGGATGTCGTGCTCTGGGCGAGCAGCGAGTTCGGATTCGTGCGGCTGGCGGACGAGGTCGCCACCGGTTCCAGCCTCATGCCGCAGAAGAAAAACCCCGACATCGCCGAGCTGTTGAGAGGCCGGGCGGGGCGGGCGCTCGGGAGCCTGATGGCGCTGGCCACGGTCGTCAAGGGCCTGCCGCTGGCCTACGACCGCGACCTGCAGGAGGACAAGCCGCAGGTTTTCGCCGCCGTCGACGGCACGCTGGATTCGTTGCGCGCGGCCGCGCTCCTGGTCGAGCACCTCGGGTTCGATCGCGACCGGCTGGCGGCCGCCGCCGCCGATCCCGGCCTGCTCGCCACGGATGCCGCCGAGGCGCTCGTGAGCTCGGGCGTTCCGTTCCGCGACGCCCACGTCACCGTGGGCCGCCAGGTTCGGGAGGATGCCCTTCAGGTGCCGTGGGACGCCGCCGCATCGCTGGCCAGGCGCAATCTGCCGGGAGCGCCCCAGCCGCGCCGCGTCGCCGCCCGCGCCACAGCGGTGCGCCGGCAGGCGGCGGGACTGAAACGCTGGAGTGAGGGCCACCCACCCCCCCTGCCAAGTTAGCCTGTGCAGCTGATGCTGCTCGCCGTGGACGTCGGCAACACCAACGTGACGCTGGCTCTGTTCGAGGGCGAGCGGCTGGTCGCCGACTGGCGGGTCACCTCCCACCGCGAGCGCACGGCGGACGAGATGGCGGTCGAGCTGCGCCAGCTCTTCGAGTTGCGCGGATACGAGCTCGGGGTGGTCGACGGTGTCGTCATCTCGAGCGTCGTGCCCAATCTGAATCCCGCCCTGCTCGAGGCTTCGAGGCGCTATCTCAAGTGCGAGCCGGTCATGGTCGGGCCTGGCGTCCGCACGAGCGTTCGCATCCGCTACGACAATCCGAAGGACGTCGGCGCCGATCGCATCGCCAACGCGCTGGCCGCCTACACGAAGTACGGCGGGCCTGTCGTCGTGATCGACTTCGGCACCGCCGTCACCTATGACGCCATCAGCGCCGAGGGCGACTACCTGGGCGGAGCCATAGCGCCAGGGGTCGAGATCTCACTCGACGCGCTGGTCTCTCACACCGCGATGCTCCGCCGCGTCGAGGCGGTGGCCCCCGACTCGGTGATCGGCCGCAACACCGTCTCCTCGATCCAGTCCGGGCTGGTCTGGGGGTTCGTCGCGCAGGTGGAGGGCATGGTCGAGCGGATGGTGGCCGAGCTCGGCGGCACGGCGAAGGTGGTCGCCACCGGGGGACAGGCGGCCCTGGTCGCCGGGCTGACCCACGTCATCGAAACCACCGACCCGCTCCTGACCCTGGAGGGTTTACGTCTTATCTATCTCCAAAACTCGGACGGCCGGTGCTAGACATATGCTCGACCGTGCCAGCCAGCCAGACCGCATGAAGACGGCTCCGGCCTTCCACGTCTACTTCGTGGGCGACCCGGGGCCGGCGCTCGCGCAGCTGGTGGCCGGCCTCGGCCTCGAAAGCCAGTCGCTCAACCATCCCGCCGGCGTGGTGCGGCCGGCGCTGGTCCTGCTCGCTCCCGGCCGGGGCGCGCCCGAAGGGCTGGCCGACATCGCCGTCGCGCCGCCGGCCGACGCATCGCCGTCGGCTCTCCGCGAGCTCCTTCGCATCGCGATGGAGAACGTGGCCCTGAAGCAGGAGGTGGGGCAGCTGGAGGAGCAGTCGCGCCGCCAGCACCGGCAGTTCGAGGAGCTCAACCGCATCGGCATCGCGCTCTCGGCTGAGCGCGATCTCCGGAAGCTGCAGGAATTCATCCTCACGACCATGCGCCAGCTGACCAACGCGGACGGCGCCAGCCTGTGGCTCAAGACCGCGGGCGAGGCCGGCCGGCCGATGCTGTTCCTGGCGTCGAGCCAGAACACCTCCCTCGCCAACACCTACCAGGCGTTCAAGGTGCCCGTCGACGAGAAGACGGTCGTCGGCTACACCGTGTCAGTGGGAACGAGCCAGATCTATGACGACGCATACCGGCCGCCGCCAGGCAAGCCGCAGGGCGGCCGGGTGTTCGACGAGCAATACGGCTACCGGACCAAGTCGATGCTCACCGTGCCCATGAGGAACCACAACGACGAGG comes from the bacterium genome and includes:
- the argH gene encoding argininosuccinate lyase; the encoded protein is MWGGRFRRAMLPELERFSSSLETDFELYPYDIAGSLAHARGLAAAGLLSPAQLASIERGLRQVKKEIDGGAFAFKASDEDIHTAVERRLTEITPAGASLHAGRSRNDQVALDLRLYCRSAAAELVAAVAAVSTALAAQAHAHAAWTMPGYTHLQRAQPVTVGHHLLAHAEPLLRDAERLRRAYDAADEMPLGSGALAATTLPLRREVVAEELGFRRLTTNSIDAVADRDFALDLVYACVCASLHLSRLGEDVVLWASSEFGFVRLADEVATGSSLMPQKKNPDIAELLRGRAGRALGSLMALATVVKGLPLAYDRDLQEDKPQVFAAVDGTLDSLRAAALLVEHLGFDRDRLAAAAADPGLLATDAAEALVSSGVPFRDAHVTVGRQVREDALQVPWDAAASLARRNLPGAPQPRRVAARATAVRRQAAGLKRWSEGHPPPLPS
- a CDS encoding type III pantothenate kinase, encoding MLLAVDVGNTNVTLALFEGERLVADWRVTSHRERTADEMAVELRQLFELRGYELGVVDGVVISSVVPNLNPALLEASRRYLKCEPVMVGPGVRTSVRIRYDNPKDVGADRIANALAAYTKYGGPVVVIDFGTAVTYDAISAEGDYLGGAIAPGVEISLDALVSHTAMLRRVEAVAPDSVIGRNTVSSIQSGLVWGFVAQVEGMVERMVAELGGTAKVVATGGQAALVAGLTHVIETTDPLLTLEGLRLIYLQNSDGRC